Proteins encoded in a region of the Microbacterium neungamense genome:
- a CDS encoding DUF6458 family protein: MSIGTGIVLFVIGAILTFAINVQVEWADLDLIGYILMGAGAVVFLIGIIMLLVRRNRRTVDGTVVDDDVV; the protein is encoded by the coding sequence ATGAGCATCGGCACCGGAATCGTCCTGTTCGTCATCGGCGCCATCCTCACCTTCGCGATCAACGTGCAGGTGGAGTGGGCCGACCTCGACCTCATCGGCTACATCCTGATGGGCGCCGGGGCCGTCGTCTTCCTGATCGGCATCATCATGCTGCTTGTCCGCCGCAACCGCAGGACCGTCGACGGCACCGTGGTGGACGACGACGTGGTCTGA
- a CDS encoding DUF4186 domain-containing protein, whose translation MDELDARLQRIGKHPFRAKFRLYGRDRAIVDLRGMATVRRHAAEIIETRLAPAAPRNDGRQTPYRGHPVFVAQHATATCCRACLSKWHGIPAGRDLDAAEKEYVVEVICRWIAGQYGEKGVPE comes from the coding sequence ATGGATGAGCTCGACGCACGGCTGCAGCGGATCGGGAAGCACCCGTTCCGCGCGAAGTTCCGCCTGTACGGCCGCGACCGCGCCATCGTCGACCTCCGCGGCATGGCGACGGTCCGCCGGCATGCCGCGGAGATCATCGAGACCAGGCTCGCGCCCGCCGCGCCCCGCAACGACGGCCGCCAGACGCCGTACCGGGGGCATCCGGTCTTCGTCGCCCAGCACGCCACCGCCACCTGCTGCCGCGCCTGCCTGAGCAAATGGCACGGCATTCCCGCCGGTAGGGACCTGGATGCCGCGGAGAAGGAGTACGTGGTCGAGGTGATCTGCCGCTGGATCGCCGGGCAGTACGGCGAGAAGGGGGTGCCGGAGTGA
- a CDS encoding GIY-YIG nuclease family protein, with the protein MSTLAPSPHDLAAAAVLALSGERWAIADAAQQVPACPGLYAIYGDEQAWSDLQFEPVLNRPLYVGKAEDSLVSRDINDHFATNPKAKPRTGSSTVRRSFAALLRDTLDLQAVPRNLARPERFANYALAEGGDARLSEWMHARLTLAVWPAPAGVPVPLGRVETEVIVHFRLPINLDKNPGKLARLSRARAVMAAEASRWRPEGMNGAP; encoded by the coding sequence GTGAGCACGCTCGCGCCCTCACCGCATGACCTTGCCGCAGCTGCAGTCCTAGCGCTCAGCGGAGAGCGTTGGGCGATCGCGGATGCAGCGCAGCAAGTACCGGCCTGCCCCGGCTTGTACGCCATCTACGGTGACGAGCAAGCGTGGAGCGACCTCCAATTCGAGCCGGTGCTGAACCGGCCGCTATACGTCGGGAAGGCCGAGGACAGCCTGGTCTCCCGTGACATCAACGACCACTTCGCCACCAACCCGAAGGCGAAGCCCCGCACCGGGAGCTCGACCGTCCGCCGGTCGTTCGCGGCGCTCTTGCGCGACACCCTCGACCTGCAGGCGGTGCCCCGCAACCTCGCTCGGCCTGAGCGCTTCGCCAATTACGCCCTGGCGGAGGGGGGAGACGCGCGGCTCAGTGAATGGATGCATGCCCGATTGACGCTCGCGGTCTGGCCAGCGCCCGCGGGCGTTCCGGTGCCGCTCGGCCGGGTCGAGACTGAAGTCATCGTCCACTTCAGGCTGCCGATCAATCTCGACAAGAACCCTGGCAAGCTCGCTCGGCTTTCCCGGGCACGCGCAGTCATGGCCGCTGAAGCATCTCGTTGGCGCCCTGAGGGCATGAACGGTGCCCCATGA
- a CDS encoding peptidoglycan DD-metalloendopeptidase family protein has protein sequence MNDEATKDATPTASEECGCAPSPAERRALWHTAKVSRRGALALGALSAVAISAFGVSSGISAAHAATYPSWDEVQAAMQNEAAKAAEISRIQGLIQTLTEQAAAAEEAARVAGQEFYEAQQAYFDQARKAEELQAQADEQAKIAEESSRKAGQVATQLYRNGGDDAALELFFSGSANSADDLLTRLGTMDKFLEFNRSVYDNAVAARDSAQALSDQAAAARDERDRLQKIAEEKMIKAQQAADAAQAALAEKQANLVTLEAQLAALKDTTAQTVAAYQEGERIRREEEARRKAEEERRRREAEEAARNNAGGGGGGGGGGGGGGGGGGGGSGWVRPHGGWISSGYGPRASNCSNGYCSSSFHEGLDFANGCGAPIFAAASGTVTYAGWNGGYGKYVRINHGDVSTGYAHIDSIGVGYGQWVSAGQVIGWAGNTGRSYGCHLHFEVYRGWGTINPYPFLADRGAI, from the coding sequence GTGAACGACGAAGCGACGAAGGATGCTACCCCGACGGCATCCGAGGAATGCGGCTGCGCGCCCAGCCCCGCCGAACGACGCGCCCTCTGGCACACCGCGAAGGTCAGCCGCCGCGGCGCCCTCGCCCTCGGCGCGCTGAGCGCCGTCGCGATCAGCGCCTTCGGCGTCTCGTCGGGCATCAGCGCCGCCCACGCGGCCACGTACCCGAGCTGGGACGAGGTGCAGGCGGCGATGCAGAACGAGGCCGCCAAGGCCGCTGAGATCTCCCGCATCCAGGGACTCATCCAGACCCTCACCGAGCAGGCCGCCGCCGCCGAGGAGGCCGCGCGCGTCGCCGGACAGGAGTTCTACGAGGCGCAGCAGGCCTACTTCGACCAGGCACGCAAGGCCGAGGAGCTCCAGGCGCAGGCCGACGAGCAGGCGAAGATCGCCGAGGAGAGCTCCCGCAAGGCCGGCCAGGTCGCCACGCAGCTCTACCGCAACGGCGGCGATGACGCCGCACTCGAGCTCTTCTTCTCCGGCTCGGCGAACAGCGCCGACGACCTGCTCACGCGGCTGGGCACGATGGACAAGTTCCTCGAGTTCAACCGCTCGGTCTACGACAACGCCGTCGCCGCGCGCGATTCCGCCCAGGCGCTCAGCGACCAGGCGGCGGCCGCCCGCGACGAGCGCGACCGGCTGCAGAAGATCGCCGAAGAGAAGATGATCAAGGCGCAGCAGGCAGCGGATGCCGCGCAGGCCGCGCTCGCCGAGAAGCAGGCGAACCTCGTCACCCTCGAGGCTCAGCTCGCCGCGCTCAAGGACACCACGGCGCAGACCGTCGCCGCCTACCAGGAGGGCGAGCGCATCCGCCGCGAGGAGGAGGCGCGCCGCAAGGCCGAAGAGGAGCGTCGTCGCCGTGAGGCCGAGGAGGCCGCCCGCAACAACGCCGGTGGCGGTGGCGGTGGCGGCGGCGGAGGCGGCGGTGGCGGCGGAGGAGGCGGCGGCGGAAGCGGCTGGGTCCGCCCGCATGGCGGCTGGATCTCCTCCGGATACGGTCCCCGCGCCTCGAACTGCTCGAACGGCTACTGCAGCTCGAGCTTCCATGAGGGCCTCGACTTCGCCAACGGATGCGGCGCGCCCATCTTCGCCGCGGCATCCGGCACCGTCACCTACGCCGGCTGGAACGGCGGCTACGGCAAATACGTGAGGATCAACCACGGCGACGTCTCGACCGGTTACGCCCACATCGACTCGATCGGCGTCGGCTACGGGCAGTGGGTCTCCGCCGGCCAGGTGATCGGCTGGGCGGGCAATACCGGCCGCTCCTACGGATGCCATCTGCACTTCGAGGTGTACCGCGGATGGGGCACCATCAACCCGTATCCGTTCCTCGCCGACCGCGGCGCGATCTGA
- a CDS encoding LysR family transcriptional regulator — MVPGAASPHPDDLLILLAVARTGRFTTAGESLGLNHTTVSRRIAALENDLGGRVLARATGGWELTDLGRRAVRAAEDVEAAVATIHEGEEEADQIAGVVRMSATDGFSAFVVVPAVAELRRRHPRLSVEIVNVTRRALQHRSGLDLEVVVGQPQVHRAEAIRLGDYVLGMYASRDYLAEYGTPSGIGELSRHPLVYFVDSMLQVDDLDAPRRLVPGMMDSLSSTNVFVHVEATRAGAGIGFLPCFMADRHPDLVRLLPEEFAERLPYWMVLRPDSLRQPAVAAVADALRRRTAAVQDALLGRGAHAD; from the coding sequence ATGGTTCCTGGAGCCGCCTCTCCGCATCCGGACGATCTGCTGATCCTCCTCGCCGTCGCGCGCACCGGCCGCTTCACCACCGCCGGCGAGAGCCTGGGTCTGAACCACACCACCGTCTCGCGACGTATCGCCGCCCTGGAGAACGACCTCGGCGGACGCGTCCTCGCCCGCGCCACCGGCGGCTGGGAGCTGACCGACCTGGGGCGCCGCGCGGTGCGCGCCGCGGAGGACGTCGAGGCGGCCGTCGCGACGATCCACGAGGGCGAGGAGGAGGCCGACCAGATCGCGGGCGTCGTGCGGATGTCGGCGACGGACGGGTTCAGCGCGTTCGTGGTGGTGCCGGCGGTCGCGGAGCTGCGGCGACGGCATCCGCGGCTCAGTGTGGAGATCGTCAACGTGACCCGCCGCGCCCTGCAGCACCGCTCCGGACTGGACCTGGAGGTCGTGGTCGGGCAGCCCCAGGTGCACCGCGCGGAGGCGATCCGGCTCGGCGACTACGTGCTGGGCATGTACGCCTCGCGCGACTACCTCGCCGAGTACGGCACGCCGTCCGGCATCGGCGAGCTCAGCCGGCATCCGCTGGTGTACTTCGTCGACTCGATGCTGCAAGTCGACGACCTGGACGCCCCGCGGCGGCTGGTGCCCGGGATGATGGACTCGCTCAGCTCCACCAACGTGTTCGTGCACGTCGAGGCCACCCGGGCGGGGGCCGGAATCGGCTTCCTGCCGTGCTTCATGGCCGACCGTCATCCCGACCTGGTCCGCCTGCTGCCGGAGGAGTTCGCGGAGCGGCTGCCGTACTGGATGGTGCTGCGGCCGGATTCCCTGCGCCAGCCCGCGGTCGCGGCGGTGGCGGATGCCCTGCGCCGGCGCACCGCCGCCGTGCAGGACGCGCTCCTCGGCCGCGGCGCTCACGCCGACTGA
- a CDS encoding low temperature requirement protein A: MRPRYPHEPHRTASPLELFFDLVFVVAVSTAAGQLHHELAAGHPVEGVSMYLMVFFGIWWAWMNFAWFATSFGTDDWLYRVLTIVQMGGVLVLAAGIGPAFHHHDFTVLVLAYVVMRVAMIVQWLRASGASDATRRTARLYALGIAIAQLLWIAFLFVPAEAQMVVFIVLALVEIAVPVVAELRGQTPWHPHHITERYGLFTLIVLGESLLASSNAIIGAIEKVDALGPLISIAVLTLVATAALWWIYFWPPHHRAIFTLRRSLRYGYTHYLIFAAAAAFSAGVEVEIDRLTGASELDGVAASFTVSVPIAVFLLAVWFVAIRDNADRVVNTVVPLGALLVLFDPILPLSVTLTALILVAIVVVLVLRPPVAARR, from the coding sequence ATGCGACCGCGTTACCCGCACGAGCCGCACCGCACCGCCAGCCCCCTGGAGCTGTTCTTCGACCTCGTGTTCGTCGTCGCCGTGAGCACCGCGGCCGGGCAGCTGCACCACGAGCTGGCAGCCGGGCATCCGGTCGAGGGCGTGTCGATGTACCTCATGGTGTTCTTCGGCATCTGGTGGGCCTGGATGAACTTCGCCTGGTTCGCCACGTCGTTCGGCACCGACGACTGGCTCTATCGCGTGCTCACCATCGTGCAGATGGGTGGCGTGCTGGTGCTTGCCGCCGGCATCGGCCCGGCCTTTCACCACCACGACTTCACCGTGCTCGTGCTCGCCTACGTGGTGATGCGGGTGGCGATGATCGTGCAGTGGCTGCGGGCCTCGGGCGCGTCGGATGCCACGCGGCGCACGGCCCGGCTGTACGCGCTGGGGATCGCGATCGCGCAGCTGCTCTGGATCGCATTCCTGTTCGTGCCCGCCGAGGCGCAGATGGTGGTGTTCATCGTGCTCGCTCTTGTCGAGATCGCGGTGCCGGTGGTGGCGGAGCTGCGGGGGCAGACGCCGTGGCATCCGCACCACATCACCGAGCGCTACGGACTGTTCACCCTCATCGTGCTGGGCGAGAGCCTGCTGGCCTCGTCCAACGCGATCATCGGGGCGATCGAGAAGGTGGACGCTCTCGGGCCGCTCATCTCGATCGCCGTGCTCACGCTGGTGGCGACGGCGGCACTGTGGTGGATCTACTTCTGGCCGCCGCACCACCGGGCCATCTTCACCCTCCGGCGATCACTGCGGTACGGGTACACGCACTATCTGATCTTCGCCGCGGCCGCCGCGTTCTCCGCCGGTGTGGAGGTGGAGATCGATCGGCTGACCGGCGCCTCCGAGCTCGACGGGGTTGCGGCGTCGTTCACGGTGTCGGTGCCGATCGCGGTGTTCCTGCTCGCGGTCTGGTTCGTCGCGATCCGAGACAACGCCGACCGGGTGGTGAACACGGTCGTGCCGCTCGGCGCGCTGCTGGTGCTGTTCGACCCGATCCTGCCGCTGTCGGTGACCCTCACGGCGCTGATCCTGGTGGCGATCGTCGTGGTGCTGGTGCTGCGGCCCCCGGTGGCCGCGCGGAGGTAG
- a CDS encoding IS3 family transposase (programmed frameshift) translates to MTVADVGTDDGAMAPRADRPKRRTFTAEFKAAILAEYDAADRSGRGEILRREGLYTSHIIEWRKAAAAGSLSGLGSKPRDRRERELQALRARAEKAEAELAKTRAALDLMGKGTRALGDALRERGQAAAVAAVINPAVDGLAEHVGTAAACALLGRSRASHYRAKNPPPPRPRTPRPAPANKLSAAERAHVLAVLTSQRFADKSVAQVWATLLDEGTYLCSMSTMHRILREHDMAGERRRQASHPPRTRPELVATAPGQVWSWDITKLKGPERGVYYDLYVVLDIFSRFVVGWTIAAREDAEIAKNLLEHAMGIHGVPEAIHADRGTSMTSKPVAQLLVDLGVARSHSRPHVSNDNPYSEAAFKTLKYAPVFPERFGSLADAGAFAEQFFAYYNHEHRHCGIGLHTPASVHFGTAGQVRAQRQTTLDAAYAARPERFGHRRPQAPTLPEAAWINQPSQEALIQTA, encoded by the exons ATGACGGTTGCTGACGTCGGCACCGATGATGGGGCTATGGCTCCTCGTGCTGACCGGCCCAAGAGGCGGACGTTCACCGCCGAGTTCAAAGCGGCGATCCTGGCCGAGTACGACGCCGCGGACCGCTCTGGGCGTGGGGAGATCCTGCGCCGGGAGGGCCTGTACACCTCCCACATCATCGAGTGGCGCAAGGCCGCGGCCGCCGGCTCGCTGTCCGGGCTGGGCAGCAAGCCGCGGGACCGGCGCGAGCGGGAGCTGCAGGCGCTACGGGCCCGGGCGGAGAAGGCCGAGGCCGAGCTGGCCAAGACCAGGGCGGCGCTGGACCTGATGGGAAAAG GCACACGCGCTCTTGGAGACGCTCTCCGAGAGCGCGGACAAGCCGCCGCGGTCGCCGCGGTGATCAACCCGGCCGTCGACGGGCTGGCCGAGCACGTCGGCACCGCGGCTGCGTGCGCGCTGCTGGGTCGCTCCCGCGCCAGTCACTACCGGGCCAAGAACCCGCCACCGCCACGTCCACGGACACCGCGGCCGGCACCGGCGAACAAGCTGTCCGCCGCCGAGCGGGCCCACGTGCTGGCCGTGTTGACCAGCCAGCGGTTCGCGGACAAGTCGGTCGCCCAGGTCTGGGCCACGCTGCTGGACGAGGGCACCTACCTGTGCTCGATGTCCACGATGCACCGGATCCTGCGCGAGCACGACATGGCCGGGGAACGGCGCCGGCAGGCGAGCCACCCGCCCCGGACCCGGCCCGAGCTCGTCGCGACGGCGCCGGGGCAGGTGTGGAGTTGGGACATCACAAAGCTCAAGGGGCCGGAGCGGGGCGTGTACTACGACCTGTACGTCGTGCTCGACATCTTCTCCAGGTTCGTCGTGGGCTGGACCATCGCGGCCCGCGAGGACGCCGAGATCGCCAAGAACCTGCTCGAGCACGCCATGGGCATCCATGGCGTGCCGGAGGCGATCCACGCCGACCGCGGGACCTCGATGACCTCCAAACCGGTCGCTCAGCTGCTCGTCGACCTCGGGGTGGCCAGGTCGCACTCCCGCCCGCACGTGTCGAACGACAACCCTTACAGCGAGGCGGCGTTCAAGACGCTGAAGTACGCCCCGGTCTTCCCCGAGCGCTTCGGGTCCCTGGCCGACGCCGGCGCGTTCGCCGAGCAGTTCTTCGCCTACTACAACCACGAGCACCGCCACTGCGGGATCGGGCTGCACACCCCCGCCAGCGTCCACTTCGGCACCGCCGGGCAGGTCCGCGCCCAGCGCCAGACCACCCTGGACGCGGCCTACGCCGCCCGTCCCGAGCGCTTCGGCCACCGCCGACCCCAGGCGCCCACGCTGCCCGAGGCCGCCTGGATCAACCAGCCCTCACAGGAGGCCCTCATACAGACCGCCTGA
- a CDS encoding MFS transporter has product MGTSRANVALLWISQALSALGTSVSSLAYPLLVLDIGGTALEAGLVGTVTAATGLVTRLPGGVVADRFRYRRVMLFADAARALVVGTLAVTVVVGSISLPLILIAVAVEVALGSMFGPAEFSLLRLIVEPGERALAVGRMQSRSALAGLIGPALGGALYGVWPALPFLVDAGSYVVSAALVAAMRGTGGLRASRADARRAGVLAGWRWVRQERFLLTAAIWVSALTAVFGAVGLALLIFARDRGAEPAEIGAMFAISAAGGLAGAILTPAVQRRLPPARILQVAVLVDVSATVAILPVRSPYVIGMLGAAAFFLAPAVTASVFGEVSRRCPDELVGRAQSAVTLVTGAFAPLAPAAIGGIVDQVGVTVAVAVCAGAFAVLAVASWVLPGFRDAG; this is encoded by the coding sequence ATGGGGACGTCCCGCGCGAACGTCGCGCTGCTGTGGATCTCGCAGGCGCTGTCGGCGCTGGGGACGAGCGTGTCGTCGCTGGCGTACCCGCTGCTGGTGCTCGACATCGGCGGGACGGCGCTCGAGGCCGGTCTGGTGGGCACCGTGACCGCGGCGACCGGCCTGGTCACGCGACTGCCCGGTGGGGTCGTCGCGGATCGCTTCCGCTACCGGCGGGTGATGCTGTTCGCGGATGCGGCGCGGGCGCTCGTGGTCGGGACGCTCGCCGTGACCGTGGTTGTCGGTTCGATCTCGCTGCCGCTCATCCTCATCGCCGTCGCTGTGGAGGTCGCACTGGGGTCGATGTTCGGTCCGGCCGAGTTCTCGCTGCTGCGGCTGATCGTCGAGCCGGGGGAGCGGGCGCTCGCCGTGGGGCGGATGCAGTCGCGGTCGGCCCTCGCAGGGCTGATCGGCCCGGCGCTCGGCGGTGCACTGTACGGGGTCTGGCCGGCGCTGCCGTTCCTGGTGGATGCGGGTTCCTACGTGGTCTCCGCGGCGCTCGTGGCGGCGATGCGCGGGACGGGCGGGCTTCGCGCCTCGAGGGCGGATGCCCGGCGGGCCGGAGTGCTGGCCGGATGGCGATGGGTGCGGCAGGAGAGATTCCTGCTCACGGCGGCGATCTGGGTGTCGGCCCTCACCGCGGTCTTCGGGGCGGTCGGTCTCGCCCTGCTGATCTTCGCCCGTGATCGCGGTGCGGAGCCTGCGGAGATCGGAGCCATGTTCGCGATCAGCGCCGCCGGCGGCCTCGCCGGGGCGATCCTCACGCCGGCAGTGCAGCGACGGCTCCCGCCTGCGCGCATTCTGCAGGTCGCGGTGCTCGTCGACGTGTCGGCCACGGTGGCGATCCTGCCGGTCCGTTCGCCGTATGTGATCGGGATGCTCGGAGCGGCGGCGTTCTTCCTGGCGCCGGCGGTGACAGCATCCGTGTTCGGCGAGGTGTCGAGACGGTGTCCCGACGAACTGGTGGGGCGAGCGCAGTCGGCCGTGACGCTGGTCACCGGGGCGTTCGCGCCGCTGGCGCCGGCCGCGATCGGCGGCATCGTCGACCAGGTGGGTGTGACGGTCGCCGTCGCCGTGTGCGCGGGTGCGTTCGCGGTGCTGGCCGTGGCGTCGTGGGTGCTGCCGGGGTTCCGGGATGCCGGATGA
- a CDS encoding MFS transporter: MSVNRTTPPETETSGLKKIVAASMVGTVVEWYEFFLYATAASLIFGTLFFPNAGTELDGIIAAFLTYAVGFIARPLGGIVFGQIGDRLGRKHTLQITIILVGVATFLMGCLPGFNAIGYWAPVLLVILRFVQGFAVGGEWGGAVLLVAEHSPDRSRAFWSSWPQAAVPVGNLLATLVLLGMSWILPADQFQSWGWRVAFWASAIVVVIGYYIRTHVSEAPIFLEARAQVEAGKATRYGVLEVVRTYPRGIFGAMGLRFAENILYYIIVSFSIVYLKTVHAYDTSQLLLALLVAHVIHFLVIPQVGRLSDALGRRPVYLAGAVLGASWAFFAFPMFDTLNPFVIIAAVTIGLCFHALMYAGQPAIMAELFPTRMRYSGVSLGYQVTSIVAGSLAPIIATALLQQYGSGVPVAIYVAIACAITAVAVITLKETRGIALQDVDDADARAHGLTTARVGDGIR, from the coding sequence ATGAGCGTCAACAGGACGACCCCGCCCGAGACCGAGACCTCAGGGCTGAAGAAGATCGTGGCCGCCTCGATGGTGGGCACCGTCGTCGAGTGGTACGAGTTCTTCCTCTACGCCACCGCCGCCTCGCTGATCTTCGGCACCCTCTTCTTCCCGAACGCCGGCACCGAGCTGGACGGCATCATCGCCGCGTTCCTCACCTACGCCGTCGGCTTCATCGCGCGGCCGCTCGGCGGCATCGTGTTCGGACAGATCGGCGACCGGCTCGGCCGCAAGCACACGCTGCAGATCACGATCATCCTGGTCGGCGTCGCCACCTTCCTGATGGGCTGCCTGCCCGGCTTCAACGCCATCGGATACTGGGCGCCCGTGCTGCTGGTGATCCTGCGCTTCGTGCAGGGCTTCGCCGTCGGCGGCGAGTGGGGCGGCGCCGTGCTGCTGGTCGCCGAGCACAGCCCGGACCGCTCGCGCGCCTTCTGGTCCAGCTGGCCGCAGGCCGCGGTCCCGGTCGGCAACCTGCTGGCGACCCTCGTGCTGCTCGGCATGTCGTGGATCCTCCCCGCCGACCAGTTCCAGAGCTGGGGCTGGCGGGTCGCGTTCTGGGCATCCGCCATCGTCGTGGTCATCGGCTACTACATCCGCACCCACGTCAGCGAGGCGCCGATCTTCCTCGAGGCCCGCGCTCAGGTGGAGGCCGGCAAGGCCACCCGCTACGGTGTGCTCGAAGTGGTGCGCACGTACCCGCGCGGCATCTTCGGCGCCATGGGCCTGCGCTTCGCGGAGAACATCCTGTACTACATCATCGTGTCGTTCTCGATCGTGTACCTGAAGACCGTGCACGCGTACGACACCAGCCAGCTGCTGCTCGCGCTGCTCGTCGCGCACGTCATCCACTTCCTGGTGATCCCGCAGGTCGGCCGGTTGTCGGATGCCCTGGGCCGCCGTCCGGTCTACCTCGCCGGTGCGGTGCTCGGCGCCTCGTGGGCCTTCTTCGCCTTCCCGATGTTCGACACCCTGAACCCGTTCGTCATCATCGCCGCGGTCACCATCGGCCTCTGCTTCCACGCGCTGATGTACGCGGGTCAGCCCGCCATCATGGCCGAATTGTTCCCCACCCGGATGCGGTACTCGGGCGTCTCGCTGGGCTACCAGGTCACCTCCATCGTCGCCGGCTCGCTGGCGCCCATCATCGCGACCGCGCTGCTGCAGCAGTACGGCTCCGGGGTGCCGGTGGCGATCTACGTCGCGATCGCCTGCGCCATCACAGCCGTCGCCGTGATCACCCTGAAGGAGACCCGGGGCATCGCGCTGCAGGACGTCGACGACGCCGACGCCCGCGCGCACGGGCTCACCACCGCCAGGGTCGGCGATGGCATCCGCTGA
- a CDS encoding SHOCT domain-containing protein: MGLFDKVKDAASQAAQAGIEKARAAVPGVAPAVPTDFAPAAPEPSEPQPVLELESHIDGRNAKVRLWPDRLEWERPRGVSGGKITAGLLTGGASLLVTGVKGGNDEHEMVLLKHVTNVTSRKDGLMYYAVDVQTSSGAVVNTITFRVSKDEAAQFRSAILSAMQEQEAKASAPAVVQAAAPAPAPAAVPDLTSQLQQLAALRDAGVLTEEEFAAKKADILSRI; the protein is encoded by the coding sequence ATGGGCCTGTTCGACAAGGTGAAGGACGCTGCCTCGCAGGCGGCCCAAGCTGGCATCGAGAAGGCACGAGCTGCCGTGCCCGGAGTGGCGCCTGCTGTTCCGACCGACTTCGCGCCGGCTGCTCCCGAGCCCTCTGAGCCGCAGCCGGTCTTGGAGCTGGAGAGCCACATCGACGGCAGGAACGCCAAGGTGCGGTTGTGGCCTGACCGACTGGAGTGGGAGCGTCCCCGCGGCGTCTCCGGCGGGAAGATCACCGCCGGCCTGCTGACCGGCGGAGCGTCGCTCCTCGTCACCGGAGTGAAGGGCGGCAACGACGAGCACGAGATGGTCCTGCTCAAGCACGTCACGAACGTCACCAGCCGCAAGGACGGCCTGATGTATTACGCCGTCGACGTGCAGACCTCGTCGGGAGCGGTGGTGAACACGATCACGTTCCGAGTGAGTAAGGACGAGGCCGCGCAGTTCCGGTCGGCGATCCTCAGCGCGATGCAGGAGCAGGAGGCGAAGGCTTCGGCGCCGGCGGTCGTTCAGGCCGCGGCACCCGCACCGGCGCCGGCCGCAGTTCCGGATCTCACCTCACAGCTGCAGCAGCTCGCAGCTCTCCGCGACGCTGGCGTACTCACCGAGGAGGAGTTCGCGGCAAAGAAGGCAGACATCCTGTCCAGGATCTGA
- a CDS encoding threonine/serine exporter family protein — protein sequence MSTPIEPIPFGPLPAQLAGAAIVAVAVALFNGAGLRIILVSAALSLIAIAGYNGMLLLSVHEAAASAIGALLASFTGIVVARRMHVPSVAVTTAAIVPLVPGLAVFRGLLGLMQSDGTAEGMLVGVGPLVLAASIGIALAAGASFGLFLGTPVQATLSSVAKSRARVRR from the coding sequence ATGTCCACGCCGATCGAACCGATCCCGTTCGGCCCGCTCCCCGCCCAGCTCGCCGGGGCGGCGATCGTCGCCGTCGCGGTCGCGCTGTTCAACGGCGCGGGCCTGCGGATCATCCTCGTCAGCGCGGCCCTCAGCCTGATCGCGATCGCGGGCTACAACGGGATGCTGCTGCTCTCGGTGCACGAGGCCGCGGCGAGCGCGATCGGCGCCCTGCTCGCCAGCTTCACCGGCATCGTCGTCGCGCGACGGATGCACGTGCCGTCGGTCGCCGTGACGACCGCCGCCATCGTGCCGCTGGTCCCCGGACTCGCCGTCTTCCGCGGGCTGCTCGGGCTGATGCAGTCCGACGGGACGGCGGAGGGGATGCTGGTGGGCGTCGGACCGCTCGTGCTCGCGGCATCCATCGGCATCGCGCTCGCGGCCGGCGCCTCGTTCGGGCTGTTCCTGGGCACGCCGGTGCAGGCCACCCTCTCCAGCGTCGCCAAGTCGCGCGCGCGGGTGCGGCGGTAG
- the ppa gene encoding inorganic diphosphatase — protein sequence MGAHDAVIEIPRGSRVKYEVDHETGRVHLDRVLYTTFGYPADYGYFDNTLGEDGDPLDVLVLLDHTIFPGVVVNVRPVAVLKMSDEAGGDDKLVAVLSKDPRWQHIQDIADIPEYTKKEIEHFFEHYKDLEPGKWVKVDAWGDAAEAQRILDEAIERFGSQGH from the coding sequence ATGGGCGCACACGACGCCGTCATCGAGATCCCGCGCGGCAGCCGGGTGAAGTACGAGGTCGACCACGAGACCGGGCGAGTCCACCTCGACCGCGTCCTGTACACGACGTTCGGCTACCCGGCCGACTACGGGTACTTCGACAACACGCTCGGCGAGGACGGCGACCCGCTGGACGTGCTGGTGCTGCTCGACCACACGATCTTCCCGGGCGTCGTGGTGAACGTCCGCCCGGTCGCCGTGCTGAAGATGAGCGACGAGGCCGGCGGCGACGACAAGCTCGTCGCGGTGCTGTCGAAGGACCCGCGCTGGCAGCACATCCAGGACATCGCCGACATCCCGGAGTACACCAAGAAGGAGATCGAGCACTTCTTCGAGCACTACAAGGACCTCGAGCCCGGCAAGTGGGTCAAGGTCGACGCGTGGGGCGACGCCGCCGAGGCGCAGCGCATCCTCGACGAGGCCATCGAGCGCTTCGGCTCGCAGGGCCACTGA